A window of Hordeum vulgare subsp. vulgare chromosome 5H, MorexV3_pseudomolecules_assembly, whole genome shotgun sequence genomic DNA:
ACCCACTTCATGATGGCCTCCACTGCCCCGGGATGGATGTGCCCATACAGCCTTGAGGCCCTGCAATGGAAGGCAAGCAAAGCTCGATGAAGCTGAACTCCTGTCATGTCCGTTGCCACGGCGACAGTAATCTGCAAGCAGCAGCAACTGGTGCTGTGGGTGGGAGATTGGAGACGCACTTGACTGGGTCGGAGCGCATGGAATCGAGGACGCGGCGGACAGCGTGCAGGTCGGGGTGGGCGAGGAGGCCGGCCTCGGCGCGTCGGAAGGAAGCGGCGGAGGCGGTGCTGGCCTCCCCGACGGCGAACTTGGACATGACGCCGAAGACGCGGATGCGTGCGAGGACGAGGCTGGCCAGCCGGCTGCAGTCCTCCAGGTCGACGAGGCCCGCCACGTACGCCTCGGCTTCCGCCCACTTGTCCTGGGTCAGCAGCGGCCGCAGGTACTCCGGCATGAAGGACACACCCGTCTCCTGCTCCAGCCTGCAATGCACGAGAAACTCTGCCTTGAAACATGCACGGGTCGTTGCAATTCGGTGTCTCCACCGGCAGCAAACAAGAGATTCAGAGAGGCGTACGCGTGTGCGGTGTCGGAGAGATTCCAGCGGCTGAGGAAGCAGAGGAGCCGACGGAGACGGAGCGACGTCAGGCCAGCAACGTCGCCGTGGAaaggcctcatcgctctcctctcCCTGCGCTTCTCTTGATCTCACGCCTCGCTCTTCCCTTCTTTTCCTCTGCTTTGCGCCTCCCTTCTTATTTCGATtccgggggaggggagggggtggacACCGGAGGGGGTAGAAAAGGTTTCATGGGCCGGCTCAGAGCTTACTGGGCTTTATCTTCTGGGTCGGGCCAATGTCAGCGTCGTATACAAACCAACGCACACACCCCTTCGTCCTGGGCTCGGGCAATTTATCCTAGGCCCTGGCTTGGATGCGGTGTAAATTTATACACTTGAAATTTATTTACATGTGTAAATCACATGCCGCAGTGTAATTTACTTGTAAAATAAAAACGACCACCAGAAGTCTGTATCACTTACGAAGCTATTACGCCAATCCAAGCGAGGCTTTACTTTTTTATTATTCCTCCTTCAAAAGATGGGCGTGCGTGAGATTAGAACTTCAATACCGACCGTGATAACTTCATCTGTTGTGCCTAATTacttttttcttcttgttgttttttgAGTTGTCTGGATTATTTGATACTTTCTTCTTCTTGTGCATCAAATGTAACACTAGGAAGCAGGCTtcattattatttttttattttgttttgtttggcGAGTTTTTCTTTGGCTTTTACTTGGTTttgcttttcttttcctttttattatttccatgtttattttttactatttcaATCTTTTAATTTTCTGTACTTTTCTCTTGTTC
This region includes:
- the LOC123397928 gene encoding uncharacterized protein LOC123397928 isoform X2 translates to MRPFHGDVAGLTSLRLRRLLCFLSRWNLSDTAHALEQETGVSFMPEYLRPLLTQDKWAEAEAYVAGLVDLEDCSRLASLVLARIRVFGVMSKFAVGEASTASAASFRRAEAGLLAHPDLHAVRRVLDSMRSDPVKASRLYGHIHPGAVEAIMKWVAKCPELKFKIRPPPRCPFDRTYIVSLGPRFWECKRRGQKNKAGRRIAAHIIARCFMQRSGGFF
- the LOC123397928 gene encoding uncharacterized protein LOC123397928 isoform X1; its protein translation is MRPFHGDVAGLTSLRLRRLLCFLSRWNLSDTAHALEQETGVSFMPEYLRPLLTQDKWAEAEAYVAGLVDLEDCSRLASLVLARIRVFGVMSKFAVGEASTASAASFRRAEAGLLAHPDLHAVRRVLDSMRSDPVKASRLYGHIHPGAVEAIMKWVAKCPELKFKIRPPPRCPFDRTYIVSLGPRFWECKRRGQKNKAGRRIAAHIIARCFMQRSSGGFF